Proteins encoded within one genomic window of Carassius gibelio isolate Cgi1373 ecotype wild population from Czech Republic chromosome A4, carGib1.2-hapl.c, whole genome shotgun sequence:
- the LOC127974495 gene encoding cyclin-dependent kinase inhibitor 1B — protein MCKMSKVRVSNGSPTLERVDARQADHAKPQVCRNLFGSVDRQEYARDVKEQMLEMEKASKEKWNYDFAKNEPLAPGDYEWQEVDAKEVPEFYIRPPHAKRDNVTSTGTVDHNGNHDYLLTTSGQGDSDNAEHASRSDCRTALTTPRKRPSTEDQDPPCQSKRANVQATEAHCCPETSLHAPSKSDTKT, from the exons ATGTGCAAAATGTCAAAAGTGCGCGTTTCCAATGGAAGCCCGACGCTGGAGAGGGTGGACGCGAGGCAGGCGGATCACGCCAAACCGCAGGTCTGCAGAAACCTCTTCGGCTCCGTGGATCGCCAAGAGTACGCGAGGGACGTCAAGGAGCAAATGCTGGAGATGGAGAAAGCGTCCAAAGAAAAATGGAATTACGACTTCGCCAAAAACGAACCGCTCGCGCCTGGCGACTACGAGTGGCAGGAGGTGGACGCGAAAGAGGTACCGGAGTTCTACATCAGACCGCCTCACGCAAAACGGGATAACGTTACCTCGACCGGGACTGTGGATCATAACGGGAACCACGACTATTTGTTGACAACGAGTGGACAGGGGGACTCTGACAACGCGGAGCACGCAAGTCGCTCGGATTGCCGAACGGCGCTCACCACGCCGAGAAAAAGACCGTCGACAGAGGATCAGG ATCCTCCTTGCCAAAGCAAAAGAGCCAATGTCCAAGCGACCGAGGCGCACTGCTGTCCAGAGACGAGTTTGCACGCGCCCAGCAAGTCGGATACCAAAACGTAA